In one Vulgatibacter incomptus genomic region, the following are encoded:
- a CDS encoding DUF3108 domain-containing protein, producing the protein MLFERVVVAALAIGIALPAAAAPAQSVSATKLAAFQAQTCTPLPPSASKLPWEAGERLSFEIDVMGASAGNLVLIAMPPVGKGTSQELPFRSLAASNSFFSKVRRVRGRSTSYVRAKDFHPRRYEEETNEGGVLRSAQVVFTRPSDGSLMKVDWLRDKEKGHANLRYQNDAFDPVSAAYMMRTLDFREGQSLCFDSYGIRKLWRLKGKVVGLEEVRVPAGTFQAWHVEGLAVRTDDPRSAREIHVWITNDERRLPVAALGVIDLGAVRAQLSSVGKGPDPSEESITAEIASPSPPAPKPATARPLVK; encoded by the coding sequence ATGCTCTTCGAGAGAGTCGTCGTCGCCGCACTCGCCATCGGAATCGCGCTCCCCGCTGCGGCTGCGCCCGCGCAGTCGGTCTCCGCCACGAAGCTCGCCGCGTTCCAGGCGCAGACGTGCACACCCCTCCCGCCCTCGGCGTCCAAGCTGCCGTGGGAGGCGGGCGAGCGCCTCTCCTTCGAGATCGACGTCATGGGCGCGAGCGCCGGCAACCTCGTCCTGATCGCCATGCCGCCCGTGGGCAAGGGAACCTCGCAGGAGCTCCCCTTCCGCTCCCTGGCCGCATCCAACTCCTTCTTCTCGAAGGTCCGGCGGGTCCGCGGGCGCTCGACCTCCTACGTCCGCGCCAAGGACTTCCACCCCCGCCGCTACGAAGAGGAGACGAACGAGGGCGGCGTCCTCCGCTCTGCGCAGGTCGTCTTTACGCGGCCCAGCGACGGCAGCCTGATGAAGGTCGACTGGCTCCGGGACAAGGAGAAGGGCCACGCCAACCTGCGGTACCAGAACGACGCCTTCGACCCGGTCTCCGCCGCGTACATGATGCGCACCCTCGACTTTCGCGAAGGCCAGAGCCTCTGCTTCGACTCCTACGGGATCCGGAAGCTCTGGCGGCTGAAGGGGAAGGTCGTCGGCCTCGAAGAGGTCCGGGTCCCCGCCGGCACCTTCCAGGCCTGGCACGTGGAGGGGCTCGCGGTGCGGACGGACGATCCCCGCAGCGCGCGGGAGATCCACGTGTGGATCACGAACGACGAGCGGCGACTCCCGGTGGCGGCGCTCGGCGTGATCGACCTGGGCGCCGTGCGCGCCCAGCTCTCGAGCGTCGGCAAGGGGCCCGATCCGTCGGAGGAGAGCATCACCGCGGAGATCGCGAGCCCGTCGCCGCCGGCGCCGAAGCCCGCCACCGCGAGGCCCCTGGTCAAGTGA
- a CDS encoding DNA-processing protein DprA, translating to MPTRTTGAQMDTNHDPAGVDAAVEKGLRAALWLVRGISGRAIAAAAASFGSLEAACAAPREALAAAMGLGPGGTKQLLAAPDDLLSWARSHVSQVAARGGRLLLRGDDSYPDLGTLADPPEAIWLRGAMALASDGCLDAVAIVGARRADLGAARLALGFGASVAAAGFAVVSGGALGVDAAAHQGALDAGGRTVAILGSGVLRPLPASNRRLFSRMLASGGGLVSELPPLEPARAEHFPRRNRLIAAVARAVVVVRAAAGSGSLYTARAMRALGRPVYVVPAPELGPASAGGEALLADGAIAVRTPAELVDALTGRQTEAERTLDPLEGRILAAMDPLPAGVAEVAGMLGMSASEVSRIVAGACARGLARPAGPGRFVAVRS from the coding sequence GTGCCGACGCGAACGACGGGGGCGCAGATGGACACGAACCACGATCCGGCAGGTGTCGACGCAGCTGTCGAGAAGGGCCTGCGAGCGGCGCTCTGGCTCGTCCGGGGGATCTCGGGCCGGGCGATCGCTGCTGCGGCGGCGAGCTTCGGCAGCCTCGAGGCCGCCTGTGCGGCGCCACGGGAGGCGCTCGCTGCGGCGATGGGCCTCGGCCCCGGGGGCACGAAGCAGCTCCTCGCCGCGCCGGACGACCTGCTCTCCTGGGCCCGCAGCCACGTCTCCCAGGTCGCCGCTCGAGGCGGGCGCCTGCTGCTGCGCGGTGACGACAGCTATCCGGACCTGGGAACCCTCGCCGATCCGCCGGAGGCGATCTGGCTCCGGGGCGCCATGGCCCTGGCTTCGGACGGCTGCCTCGACGCCGTCGCCATCGTAGGAGCGCGGCGGGCCGACCTCGGGGCGGCGCGGCTCGCCCTGGGCTTCGGGGCGAGCGTCGCGGCGGCGGGCTTCGCGGTGGTCTCGGGCGGCGCCCTGGGCGTGGACGCCGCCGCCCACCAGGGCGCCCTCGACGCCGGCGGCCGCACGGTCGCCATTCTCGGGAGCGGCGTGCTCCGCCCCTTGCCCGCCAGCAACCGCCGGCTGTTCTCGCGGATGTTGGCGTCCGGAGGGGGCCTGGTCTCCGAGCTCCCTCCGCTGGAGCCCGCGAGGGCCGAGCACTTCCCCCGCCGCAACCGCCTGATCGCCGCCGTCGCGAGGGCCGTGGTGGTCGTGCGGGCAGCAGCGGGCAGCGGCAGCCTCTACACGGCCCGGGCCATGCGCGCCTTGGGCCGGCCGGTCTACGTCGTGCCCGCGCCCGAGCTCGGGCCGGCCTCGGCGGGGGGCGAAGCGCTCCTGGCGGATGGCGCCATCGCGGTCCGGACTCCGGCAGAGCTCGTCGACGCCCTCACCGGTCGTCAGACGGAGGCGGAGCGAACCCTCGATCCCCTCGAGGGCCGAATCCTCGCCGCGATGGATCCGCTTCCGGCGGGCGTGGCGGAGGTGGCCGGGATGCTCGGGATGTCCGCTTCCGAGGTCTCGCGGATCGTCGCTGGCGCTTGTGCACGCGGCCTCGCGAGGCCCGCAGGCCCGGGCCGTTTCGTCGCGGTGCGGAGCTGA
- a CDS encoding DNA gyrase inhibitor YacG produces MKEATCPNCGKPTEGRPANPYAPFCSRRCRMVDLGRWFGESYRVPGRPEESEDEIPSDRGRDEDDDR; encoded by the coding sequence ATGAAGGAGGCGACCTGCCCGAACTGCGGCAAGCCCACGGAGGGCCGTCCGGCGAACCCGTACGCCCCGTTCTGCTCCCGGCGTTGCCGCATGGTCGATCTCGGCCGTTGGTTCGGCGAGTCCTATCGCGTCCCCGGTCGGCCCGAGGAGTCGGAGGACGAGATACCGTCCGACCGCGGCAGGGACGAGGACGACGATCGGTAG
- a CDS encoding response regulator, translating into MPRVLLIDDDTEFLDVLSEWLTGRGHEVSTLSDGTAVLTALDEFQPDLVVLDGLLRGTSGSTVAQEIETQRQLRIIYVSGLPRDEFPADRPVFQKPIDLDVLDRFIREEVRAAADGT; encoded by the coding sequence ATGCCCAGGGTGTTGCTCATCGACGACGACACCGAGTTCCTGGACGTCCTCTCTGAGTGGCTCACGGGACGGGGGCACGAGGTGTCGACCCTGAGCGATGGCACCGCGGTCCTGACGGCCCTGGACGAGTTCCAACCGGATCTGGTCGTCCTCGACGGCCTCCTCCGGGGGACCAGCGGCAGCACCGTGGCCCAGGAGATCGAGACGCAGCGCCAACTGCGGATCATCTACGTCTCCGGGCTGCCCCGAGATGAGTTCCCGGCAGACAGGCCCGTGTTCCAGAAGCCGATCGATCTAGACGTCCTGGACCGCTTCATCCGCGAGGAGGTCCGAGCGGCCGCAGACGGCACCTGA
- a CDS encoding tyrosine-protein phosphatase: MNYVDLHCHLLWGIDDGAKTEADSLAMARALVACGFTDVACSPHARIEYPSHDVSACDRRRGEVQEALEREGIALRLHPNAENVLDPELPARLEAGKRTIGTGGYLLAEAPYFAALPQLTDLIFRLKLKGVTPLIAHPERCKEFERAGRAAEAVRAGARLQLDIGALIGRYGRTPKKLARSFLEEGLYSVASTDLHSPTDAARWVGESIAELRKLAGEAASKRMLSTSPGAILRGEPLE; encoded by the coding sequence GTGAACTACGTTGATCTCCATTGCCACCTCCTCTGGGGCATTGACGACGGCGCGAAGACCGAAGCCGACTCACTCGCGATGGCGCGCGCGCTGGTCGCCTGCGGCTTCACCGACGTCGCATGCTCGCCCCACGCTCGCATCGAGTACCCGAGCCACGACGTGTCGGCCTGCGACAGGCGGCGCGGCGAGGTGCAGGAGGCGCTCGAGAGGGAAGGCATCGCCCTGCGCCTGCATCCGAACGCGGAGAACGTGCTCGACCCCGAGCTGCCCGCGCGCCTCGAGGCGGGCAAGCGAACGATCGGGACCGGCGGCTACCTCCTCGCCGAAGCGCCGTACTTCGCCGCTCTTCCCCAGCTCACGGATCTGATCTTCCGGCTCAAGCTGAAGGGCGTCACGCCGCTCATCGCCCACCCCGAGCGCTGCAAGGAGTTCGAGCGGGCGGGGCGGGCGGCCGAAGCGGTGCGCGCCGGCGCCCGCCTGCAGCTCGACATCGGCGCTCTCATCGGCCGGTACGGGCGGACGCCCAAGAAGCTCGCGCGCTCGTTCCTGGAGGAGGGGCTCTACAGCGTCGCTTCCACGGATCTCCACTCGCCGACCGACGCGGCCCGATGGGTCGGCGAGTCGATCGCGGAGCTGCGCAAGCTGGCCGGCGAGGCCGCGTCGAAGCGCATGCTCTCGACCTCTCCCGGCGCGATCCTCCGCGGCGAGCCGCTCGAATAG
- a CDS encoding Rieske (2Fe-2S) protein, with protein MARIPIGRSEELVERGAIRFRLPRPDGDVEAFAIRFEGQLRAWVNVCTHRALELDLGSGSFFARDGRLLLCRAHGALFDPLDGSCAGGVCGKGTGLAAVKIVEEDGILWSEDP; from the coding sequence GTGGCGCGAATCCCGATCGGCAGAAGCGAGGAACTGGTGGAGCGGGGCGCGATCCGCTTCAGGCTGCCCCGGCCGGATGGCGACGTGGAGGCCTTCGCAATCCGCTTCGAGGGACAGCTCCGCGCCTGGGTCAACGTCTGCACGCACCGGGCCCTCGAGCTCGACCTGGGGAGCGGCTCGTTCTTCGCACGGGACGGCCGCCTGCTCCTCTGCCGTGCCCACGGCGCCCTCTTCGATCCGCTGGACGGATCGTGTGCGGGCGGGGTCTGCGGAAAAGGGACGGGCCTGGCGGCCGTGAAGATCGTCGAGGAGGACGGGATCCTCTGGTCAGAGGATCCCTGA
- a CDS encoding DUF3108 domain-containing protein — protein MRRHHLVAILIGTVAATAGATGPTGPAPETAVAATAGQALEARAPVSDPEEKSKVAPFTPGEELVYDVTALGMTAGKARISVGSSTDRDGVPAWPLVVQARTDSVFDAIYSVKDRFVSWWDPATGRVVGNEFYADERGKRRRSKSRLDHDTGKAEVTRVKEWSGEKSVRSYEIPAGAYDIAGAMMALRSRPLKPGTVEEVDVFDGSKVFRLRCIVERREQVKVGAGTFDAILTRVQLGFEGNFESKRDLKTWFSADERHLPLRLEAEFVLGSVVAELASARKGVAL, from the coding sequence ATGCGTCGCCACCACCTAGTCGCCATCCTCATCGGGACGGTAGCTGCCACCGCGGGGGCAACCGGCCCCACCGGGCCCGCGCCGGAGACGGCCGTCGCGGCCACGGCCGGGCAGGCGCTCGAGGCGAGGGCTCCCGTGTCGGATCCGGAGGAGAAGTCCAAGGTCGCGCCGTTCACGCCGGGCGAGGAGCTCGTCTACGACGTCACCGCCCTCGGGATGACCGCCGGAAAGGCGCGGATCAGCGTGGGCTCCTCCACCGACCGCGACGGAGTCCCAGCCTGGCCACTGGTGGTCCAGGCGCGCACCGACTCGGTCTTCGACGCGATCTACTCCGTGAAGGATCGCTTCGTCTCGTGGTGGGATCCGGCCACCGGCCGCGTGGTCGGGAACGAGTTCTACGCGGACGAGCGGGGCAAACGGCGGCGCAGCAAATCGCGGCTCGACCACGACACGGGCAAGGCGGAGGTCACCCGGGTGAAGGAGTGGAGCGGAGAGAAGTCCGTACGCTCCTACGAGATCCCGGCAGGCGCCTACGACATCGCCGGCGCGATGATGGCGCTCCGCTCCCGGCCCTTGAAGCCCGGCACCGTGGAGGAGGTCGACGTCTTCGACGGGTCGAAGGTCTTCCGCCTGCGCTGCATCGTCGAACGCCGCGAGCAGGTGAAGGTCGGCGCGGGGACCTTCGACGCGATCCTCACCCGGGTCCAGCTCGGCTTCGAGGGCAACTTCGAATCCAAGCGCGACCTGAAGACGTGGTTCTCCGCCGACGAGCGCCACCTCCCGCTGCGCCTGGAAGCCGAGTTCGTCCTGGGCTCGGTGGTAGCCGAACTCGCCAGCGCTCGAAAGGGCGTGGCGCTCTAA
- a CDS encoding YebC/PmpR family DNA-binding transcriptional regulator, which yields MGRIFETRKATMFARWNKMAKLFTRISKDITIAVKAGGTSPESNSALRRVLQNARAANMPKDKVEAAIKRAAGQDQQDYEVVLYEGYGPHGIPILVETATDNVTRTVANVRMHFKKGGGNLGASGSVGFLFRRMGVFRLDPAGVDADELELELIDAGLQELGEGEGEKGEKQLILRCLFNDFGHLQAALEARGITPISAESAYVPNDLVHLSEEQATEVLKLVDSMEQDDDVQQVFHNLG from the coding sequence GTGGGACGCATATTCGAGACACGCAAGGCCACGATGTTCGCGCGTTGGAACAAGATGGCCAAGCTGTTCACGCGGATCAGCAAGGACATCACCATCGCGGTGAAGGCCGGAGGGACGAGCCCCGAGAGCAACTCCGCCCTGCGCCGGGTGCTCCAGAACGCCCGCGCGGCGAACATGCCGAAGGACAAGGTCGAGGCCGCGATCAAGCGCGCCGCCGGCCAGGACCAGCAGGACTACGAGGTGGTGCTCTACGAGGGCTACGGGCCCCACGGGATCCCCATCCTCGTCGAGACCGCCACCGACAACGTGACGCGCACGGTGGCGAACGTCCGGATGCACTTCAAGAAGGGCGGCGGGAACCTGGGCGCGAGCGGGAGCGTCGGCTTCCTCTTCCGGCGGATGGGCGTCTTCCGCCTCGACCCCGCGGGCGTAGATGCGGACGAGCTCGAGCTCGAGCTCATCGACGCGGGGCTCCAGGAGCTCGGCGAGGGTGAGGGCGAGAAGGGCGAGAAGCAGCTCATCCTGCGCTGCCTCTTCAACGACTTCGGGCACCTGCAGGCGGCCCTCGAGGCCCGCGGGATCACGCCGATCTCCGCCGAGTCGGCCTACGTGCCGAACGACCTCGTGCACCTCTCCGAAGAGCAGGCCACCGAGGTGCTCAAGCTGGTGGACTCGATGGAGCAGGACGACGACGTCCAGCAGGTCTTCCACAACCTGGGCTGA
- a CDS encoding NAD+ synthase: protein MRVAIGQFNATVGAFRENADRIAALSRDASAKGATLLVLPEQAIPGYPARDFLTRHGFVAKNVEALEYLAKATASLPISLYAGFAEPHPGRGTGVHNAAAWLRGGRTLAVARKILLPSYDVFDETRYFDPGEQVRIVDHEGVKIALTICEDLWNDKTYWRQRRYERDPVEEAVAAGAQLVINASASPFEVGKPQQRERMLAACARRHRVPIVYCNLVGGNDALIFDGRSLVVGKDGEILARGKAFEEDLLIVDVEPTAAGTKAIASPPPAAKGSAETSSPRHPVSPFRDGAPSDEDLDDLLRALGLGLRDYLRKTGFEKVVLGLSGGIDSALTAALAVSAIGAENVIGVALPSQYTSQISKDDAAALAENLGIRFETLSIEPAFEAFKETLAPVLEGRTPTLTYENLQARSRGVLLMALSNELGALLLTTGNKSESAVGYCTLYGDMAGGLNLLGDLPKIVVYALSRYVNRDREVIPSRTISRPPSAELREGQTDQDSLPPYEVLDRIIAGYVVEGRSADELVAAGEDEAVVRRVRKLVRSSEFKRRQAAPSLKVTPRAFGEAWRYPIAQGYDED, encoded by the coding sequence ATGCGCGTCGCCATCGGACAGTTCAACGCCACCGTGGGCGCGTTTCGGGAGAACGCCGACCGGATCGCCGCCCTCTCCCGCGACGCGTCCGCGAAGGGAGCGACGCTCCTGGTGCTCCCCGAGCAGGCCATCCCGGGATACCCGGCCAGGGACTTCCTCACGCGCCACGGCTTCGTGGCGAAGAACGTGGAGGCCCTGGAGTACCTGGCGAAGGCGACGGCCTCCCTGCCGATCTCGCTCTACGCGGGCTTTGCCGAGCCCCATCCGGGCAGGGGGACCGGCGTCCACAACGCTGCCGCGTGGCTCCGTGGCGGCCGGACCCTCGCCGTCGCGCGCAAGATCCTCCTGCCGAGCTACGACGTCTTCGACGAGACCCGCTACTTCGACCCCGGCGAGCAGGTGCGGATCGTCGACCACGAAGGCGTGAAGATCGCGTTGACTATCTGTGAAGACCTCTGGAACGACAAGACCTACTGGCGGCAGCGTCGGTACGAGCGCGATCCCGTCGAGGAGGCAGTGGCCGCTGGGGCGCAGCTCGTGATCAACGCGTCGGCGTCGCCCTTCGAGGTCGGGAAGCCGCAGCAGCGGGAGCGCATGCTCGCGGCGTGCGCTCGCAGGCACCGGGTGCCGATCGTCTACTGCAACCTCGTCGGAGGGAACGACGCGCTGATCTTCGACGGGCGCAGCCTCGTCGTGGGGAAGGACGGCGAGATCCTGGCTCGCGGAAAGGCGTTCGAGGAGGACCTGTTGATCGTCGATGTCGAGCCGACTGCGGCGGGAACGAAGGCGATCGCGAGCCCGCCGCCGGCCGCGAAGGGCAGCGCCGAGACGAGCTCTCCGCGCCATCCGGTGTCTCCGTTCCGCGACGGGGCGCCGAGCGACGAGGACCTCGACGATCTCCTCCGCGCGTTGGGGCTCGGGCTCCGCGACTACCTGCGGAAGACCGGCTTCGAGAAGGTGGTGCTCGGGCTCTCGGGAGGGATCGACTCGGCCCTTACAGCCGCTCTCGCCGTGTCGGCGATCGGCGCCGAGAACGTGATCGGCGTCGCCCTCCCGTCGCAGTACACGTCGCAGATCTCGAAGGACGACGCCGCGGCGCTCGCGGAGAACCTCGGGATCCGCTTCGAGACCCTGTCGATCGAGCCCGCGTTCGAAGCGTTCAAGGAGACCCTCGCGCCGGTGCTCGAGGGGCGCACGCCCACGCTGACCTACGAGAACCTCCAGGCCCGATCGCGCGGCGTGTTGCTCATGGCCCTCTCGAACGAGCTTGGGGCGCTTCTCCTCACCACCGGCAACAAGAGCGAGTCGGCAGTGGGGTATTGCACCCTCTACGGAGACATGGCGGGAGGCTTGAACCTCCTGGGCGATCTGCCGAAGATCGTGGTCTACGCCCTCTCCCGTTACGTGAACCGTGACCGCGAGGTGATCCCGAGCCGGACGATCTCCCGGCCGCCCTCGGCGGAGCTCCGCGAGGGGCAGACGGATCAGGACAGCCTGCCTCCCTATGAGGTTCTCGACCGGATCATCGCCGGCTACGTCGTCGAAGGGCGCTCCGCGGACGAGCTCGTCGCCGCCGGCGAGGACGAGGCCGTGGTGCGGCGGGTGCGGAAGCTCGTGCGCTCGTCGGAGTTCAAGCGCCGGCAGGCGGCGCCCTCGCTCAAGGTGACGCCGCGCGCCTTCGGCGAGGCGTGGCGCTACCCGATCGCCCAGGGCTACGACGAGGACTGA
- a CDS encoding DUF4091 domain-containing protein — protein MALSKAAERFFSFARLRPAVAAVALAAAALPPTEAQRSPASGGVRKAPGLAVVSSLVKVRPDEPLPNGLSQIRMRALRGECELAQIAVGAADEPLTGVRARANPPPGDDVTIRLYREDLLSLAKPSGPEGKTGTWPDPLVPDRDPSDGRPRSAFPFDVAAASVRAILVEACVSAGATPGERNGSVEVTLPTGSVTIPLHLRVENASIPATSTFPTSFGFSALSAALGHFGRPGTPEEIARLDRLYRTMLLDHRISVHGGTMEPPPFQRGPDGEIRPDFAGYDREVGPFLEGKALPSGARATTTELRTHPGLRDDDERIRYWAAIAAHHESKGWSAILFDYAKDEPAKGDLPAIAARARLVKRANEKIRVLLTASLDPSLRGLVDVWTPNLNCLWVKSRPEEFCAWRAPRSAYDPLLASGNLLWWYQSCSSHGCGEGPSAAPDYFRGWPTYVIDAPGTRARSMGWLAFGGGIGGELYWDTVHAYAPNRAPGNPWSGELRSFGGNGDGTLLYPGSPARIGGDGQVPVPSLRLKQIRDGLEDLELLRLVASRPGGRALAEEVVSAVAPTPFRIRDDPAAFEEARGRLLDFLAGTPPAGPK, from the coding sequence ATGGCGCTCTCGAAGGCCGCAGAGCGCTTCTTTTCGTTTGCTCGCCTCCGGCCCGCGGTGGCCGCCGTCGCCCTCGCGGCGGCGGCGCTCCCGCCCACCGAGGCGCAACGCTCCCCGGCAAGCGGCGGCGTTCGGAAAGCCCCCGGTCTCGCGGTGGTCTCGTCCCTGGTCAAGGTTCGACCGGACGAGCCGCTCCCGAACGGTCTCTCGCAGATCCGGATGCGAGCGCTCCGAGGCGAGTGCGAGCTCGCGCAGATCGCCGTCGGCGCCGCAGACGAGCCGCTGACGGGTGTCCGCGCGCGGGCGAATCCTCCTCCCGGCGACGACGTCACGATCCGCCTCTACCGGGAGGATCTGCTCTCGCTGGCCAAGCCCTCGGGACCGGAGGGCAAGACGGGAACCTGGCCCGATCCCCTGGTCCCGGATCGGGATCCCTCGGATGGCCGGCCCCGCTCGGCCTTCCCCTTCGACGTCGCCGCCGCTTCGGTCCGGGCGATCCTCGTCGAGGCCTGCGTGTCCGCTGGCGCCACGCCGGGTGAGAGGAACGGATCGGTCGAGGTGACGCTCCCGACCGGGAGTGTCACCATCCCGCTCCACCTCCGCGTCGAGAACGCCTCGATCCCCGCCACGTCCACCTTTCCCACCAGCTTCGGCTTCTCGGCGCTCAGCGCGGCCCTCGGGCACTTCGGGCGCCCGGGGACGCCGGAGGAGATCGCCCGCCTCGACCGCCTCTACCGGACGATGCTGCTGGACCACCGGATCTCGGTCCACGGCGGGACCATGGAGCCGCCACCCTTCCAGCGGGGACCGGACGGCGAGATCCGGCCCGATTTCGCCGGCTACGATCGGGAGGTCGGGCCCTTCCTCGAGGGGAAGGCGCTGCCTTCCGGGGCCAGGGCCACGACGACGGAGCTGCGGACCCACCCCGGACTTCGCGACGACGACGAGCGGATCCGCTACTGGGCCGCCATCGCGGCCCACCACGAGTCCAAGGGCTGGAGCGCGATCCTCTTCGACTACGCGAAGGACGAGCCGGCCAAGGGCGATCTACCGGCCATCGCCGCCAGGGCCAGGCTGGTCAAGCGGGCGAACGAGAAGATCCGCGTGCTCCTCACGGCGTCGCTCGATCCCTCGCTCCGCGGCCTGGTCGACGTCTGGACGCCCAACCTGAATTGCCTCTGGGTGAAGTCCCGCCCCGAGGAGTTCTGCGCGTGGCGCGCCCCCCGCTCCGCGTACGATCCCCTCCTCGCGTCGGGCAACCTCCTCTGGTGGTACCAGAGCTGCTCGTCGCACGGCTGCGGCGAGGGCCCCTCCGCGGCCCCGGACTACTTTCGCGGCTGGCCGACCTACGTGATCGACGCCCCCGGAACCCGGGCCCGGAGCATGGGCTGGCTCGCCTTCGGCGGCGGCATCGGAGGGGAGCTCTATTGGGACACGGTGCACGCCTACGCTCCCAACCGCGCACCCGGCAATCCCTGGTCGGGCGAGCTCCGCAGCTTCGGGGGGAACGGCGACGGCACCCTGCTCTACCCGGGCTCCCCGGCCCGGATCGGCGGCGACGGCCAGGTCCCCGTCCCCAGCCTGAGGCTCAAGCAGATCCGCGACGGCCTCGAAGATCTGGAGCTGCTCCGCCTGGTCGCCTCGCGGCCCGGAGGGCGCGCCCTGGCGGAGGAGGTCGTGAGCGCGGTCGCGCCGACGCCCTTCCGGATTCGCGACGATCCCGCAGCCTTCGAAGAGGCCCGAGGGCGCCTCCTCGACTTCCTCGCGGGAACGCCACCCGCCGGGCCGAAGTGA
- a CDS encoding helix-turn-helix domain-containing protein, with amino-acid sequence MSTKTKDLSSRIASRVRNLRTERNWSQPELARRSNLSNAMVSMVERGERTPSLEALSSLAAALEVDAAILLSADETASMKADARRLATELSELKLPRADIEAIRRIARALATELQAQARKRK; translated from the coding sequence ATGAGCACGAAGACCAAGGATCTCTCCAGCCGAATCGCGTCCCGCGTACGAAACCTCCGGACCGAGCGCAACTGGTCGCAGCCGGAGCTGGCGCGGCGCTCCAACCTCTCGAACGCGATGGTGAGCATGGTGGAGCGCGGCGAGCGCACGCCCTCGCTCGAGGCGCTGTCCTCCCTCGCCGCGGCCCTCGAGGTCGATGCCGCCATCCTCCTCAGCGCCGACGAGACGGCCTCCATGAAGGCGGATGCCCGCCGCCTCGCGACGGAGCTGTCTGAGCTCAAGCTCCCCCGCGCGGACATCGAGGCGATCCGCCGAATCGCCCGTGCCCTCGCCACGGAGCTCCAGGCCCAGGCGCGCAAGCGCAAGTAG